Proteins encoded together in one Diceros bicornis minor isolate mBicDic1 chromosome 18, mDicBic1.mat.cur, whole genome shotgun sequence window:
- the LOC131417086 gene encoding olfactory receptor-like protein DTMT translates to MKIGNQTVISEFFLLGLPIKPDQRDLFYALFLAMYLTIILGNLLIIILIHLDSHLHTPMYLFLSNLSFSDLCFSSVTIPKLLQNMQSQVSSIPYAGCLTQMYFFLFFADVESFLLVAMAYDRYVAICFPLHYTTIMSPKLSGSLVVLSWVLTTFISLLHTLLMARLSFCADNVIPHFFCDMSALLKLVCSDIQINEMVIFILGGLVIIVPFLLISSSYALIVSSILKVPSARGVHKAFYTCGSHLSVVSLFYGTIIGLYLCPSANNYTVKEIVMAVMYTMVTPMLNPFIYSLRNQDIKGAFRRIFSKWTIQFSLGQ, encoded by the coding sequence atgaAAATAGGAAACCAAACTGTCATCTCAGAGTTCTTCCTCCTGGGACTTCCCATTAAACCAGATCAGCGAGACCTGTTCTATGCTCTGTTCCTGGCAATGTATCTTACCATCATCCTGGGGAACCtcctcatcatcatcctcattcaCCTGGACTCCCACCTCCACACGCCCATGTATTTGTTTCTCAGCAATTTGTccttctctgacctctgcttctcctctgtgaCCATTCCCAAGTTGCTGCAGAACATGCAAAGCCAAGTCTCGTCCATCCCCTATGCTGGCTGCCTGACCCAAATGTACTTCTTCCTGTTTTTTGCAGACGTGGAGAGCTTCCTCCTTGTggccatggcctatgaccgctatgtggccatctgcttCCCCCTGCACTACACCACCATCATGAGCCCCaagctctctggctccctggtgGTGCTGTCCTGGGTGCTGACCACTTTCATCTCTTTGTTGCACACCCTGCTCATGGCTCGGCTGTCTTTCTGTGCTGATAATGTGATCCCTCACTTTTTCTGTGACATGTCAGCTCTGCTAAAGTTGGTCTGCTCTGACATTCAGATAAATGAAATGGTGATATTTATCTTGGGAGGGCTTGTCATTATTGTTCCATTCTTGTTGATCTCTTCATCCTATGCACTGATTGTCTCCTCCATCCTCAAAGTCCCTTCTGCCAGGGGAGTCCACAAGGCCTTCTACACCTGTGGCTCCCACCTCTCCGTGGTGTCTCTCTTCTATGGGACGATCATTGGCCTCTACTTGTGCCCTTCAGCTAACAATTATACTGTTAAGGAAATTGTCATGGCTGTGATGTACACTATGGTGACCCCcatgctgaaccccttcatctaTAGCCTGAGGAATCAGGACATAAAGGGAGCCTTCAGAAGAATCTTTTCAAAGTGGACAATTCAGTTTTCTCTGGGACAGTGA
- the LOC131417097 gene encoding olfactory receptor 1L4, with protein MALANLTSAPEFLLLGLMDGTDIHPLLFLLFLGVYLLNALGNLSMVVLVRSDEALCSPMYYFLGHLSLVDVCFTTITVPGLLAGLLRPGRAVSFQECFAQMYFFVALGITESYLLAAMSYDRAVAVCRPLHYRAVMTPWRCAVLVGASWAVAHLHSLLHTLLISALSYPRSAPVRHFFCDMTVMLSLAISDTSAAETAVFSEGLAVVLTPLLLVSLSYARILVAVLGVRSAGGRLRAFSTCGAHLVVVSLFFGSVLSVYFRPSSAYSAHYDRLVSVVYAVVTPTLNPFIYSLRNKEVKGALKRGLKWRAAPQEV; from the coding sequence ATGGCCCTGGCCAACCTCACGTCCGCCCCAGAGTTCCTCCTCCTCGGCCTGATGGACGGAACAGACATCCACCCGCTGTTGTTCCTGCTCTTCCTTGGCGTCTACCTCCTCAATGCCCTGGGTAACCTGAGCATGGTGGTGTTGGTGAGGTCCGACGAGGCCCTCTGCTCCCCTATGTATTACTTCTTGGGTCACCTGAGCCTCGTGGACGTCTGCTTTACCACCATCACGGTCCCCGGACTGCTGGCCGGCCTGCTCCGTCCGGGCCGGGCCGTGTCCTTCCAGGAGTGCTTTGCCCAGATGTACTTCTTCGTGGCTCTGGGCATCACGGAGAGCTACCTCCTGGCAGCCATGTCCTACGACCGCGCGGTGGCCGTCTGCCGCCCCCTGCACTACCGCGCGGTCATGACGCCCTGGCGCTGCGCGGTGCTAGTGGGGGCGTCCTGGGCGGTGGCCCACCTGCACTCGCTGCTCCACACGCTCCTCATCTCCGCGCTCTCCTACCCGCGCTCCGCCCCCGTGCGCCACTTTTTTTGTGACATGACTGTGATGCTGAGCTTGGCGATCTCGGACACGTCGGCCGCGGAGACTGCCGTCTTCTCCGAGGGCCTGGCCGTGGTGCTGACCCCGCTGCTCCTCGTGTCCCTGTCCTACGCGCGCATCCTCGTCGCGGTGCTGGGAGTGCGGTCGGCAGGGGGCCGGCTCCGCGCCTTCTCCACCTGCGGGGCCCACCTGGTGGTCGTGTCGCTTTTCTTCGGCTCTGTCCTCTCCGTCTATTTCCGGCCGTCGTCTGCCTACTCGGCTCACTACGACCGCCTGGTCAGCGTGGTCTATGCGGTGGTCACACCCACCTTGAACCCTTTTATTTACAGCCTTCGCAACAAAGAGGTCAAGGGCGCCCTAAAAAGGGGGCTCAAATGGAGGGCTGCACCTCAAGAGGTGTGA